The Insulibacter thermoxylanivorax region TATGTAATACTGCTAGCAGCAATTGTTCCACCCCTCGCTATATAATATCGTCGACAGAATGGGGTTTATGGGGGCTGGATGAACATATGGACCCCTCACGCCTGCCTGTGTCGCTTCACAACGGACATTCCACAGCTTACTCTATGCAAAAAGCGCCTCATCAGAGGCGCCTGTCCTATAGGCTTAGTCACAATCTGCCTAGTTTGTTCTTGTTCCGCAATTTGGAATATCGTTGACTGAGCACGACGAGCCTCTTCTTCAACTGCTCCTCCCATTCCTCATCACCGATGGATTTGGCGATGGGCAGGAGATCCAGCGCCATATCGATCTGATTGCGCACGATCGACAGCGGATCTTCGTCCTCTTCATTGACGCAGTTGTCGTACAGCTGATCCGCATGCTCTAACTCCACAAAGTCTTCAAAATCGATCTCGGTGGCACCGTCGCCATGAGCGTATTCAGCCAGGATTTCGTATTCATTTTCGATCAGGTAATGCACCTCAACCCGGTGGCATACCGGGCAGAACAGCAACGGTACATTCTGAATACGCGTCCGGATGTATTTTAAAGTACCCCGAGTACCGATCATACTGGCTCCACAGCAGAAACTCATGGCTCACCCCTCCAAGTTTGCCTCTTATTCGTTATCCATGTTGTCCGATCTAGGATCCCCTGTTACATACATTTACGGTGAATTATATCATAAATCTCCAGATCTTCTAGAAGGCTGATAATTTTCTCTTACCTTATTCGCGGCAGGAACGCTTCATTCCTTGTTCTATGGAACGTTAAATATTGGAATACGTGCAGGCACCGCCTGACATTCGCAAACCCGCAAACCGCAGCTCCGAACGCCTTAGGTTATCGGGTTCGCTGATCCGCGGGTCACCGGGCGCAACCTGTTATTGCATCCATCGCAGCGGGCTGGTTTTATTTCTCCTCCAAGGCTTGTCTCATCTGCTCGATATGCTCCGCTTCCCCGCTGACCAAGAGCCGGTCGCCCAGCAGGATCTCCGTCGATCCCTGAGGAACGACGAAGGATTGTCCGCGATAGATGCGAAGCACTAAAGCCTGTCCTAAGATCGGCATATCTCTCAGCATCATCTTATGATAAGCAGGATTGCGAACGACAAGTTCCTTCAAGGTATCGTCGTTGGTGGTGATCAGCTTCACCGCGCCCGGGTACTGGATCATCCCGCGCAGCAGCGTCCGCGCCGCATACAAGGTCGAGAACACCGTGAAACCTTCCTCTTCCGCCTTCTCCACGCGCTCCGGATCTTCCAGACGAACGATGATCCGTTCCACTCCCATCGAATGGGCGTGACGGGCCAACTGCATATTCACCTGATCATCAAGAGAACCGCAGATCAAGACATCAGCATCAAAGGCCCCCTTGTCGGCCAGAGAGACGATATCCAAACGAGGCACTTCCGTCAGCGGGAAACGGCTGTACTGCTCCTCCTTAGATTCCATCCCCGAAGGCTTGGCGCTGTACAGCGTGACCTCCAAGCCATCCTTCTGCAGATCCTGAGATACAGGAAGGGTGATATGATTCGCACCGATCATCGCGATCTTCAGCGGTTTGTCCTCCTTAGGCGGGTTCAAGCGATTGAACATGACCGGAGCGACGAAACAGCTGATAATCGCCACGAGGATCAGCGCGCCATGCATCGACGAGGTGATCAAGCCGAGATCAAGAGCTACGGTCGCTGCAGCGATTACCAAACTCAAGGTAGAAGACAGCAGGATCCCGGCACTCATGGACTCCTTCCATCCGAACCAGAAGCGGAGCATGACGGCCGGCATCAGCTTCGAGATGAAGAGCGCCAGGAGCAGCACGGGGATGAAGAACAGGATGCGAATATCGCTGAACAGCTCCCAGATATTCAATTTCACCCCGGTCATCACGAAGAAGATCGGGATCAAGAATCCATAGCCGAAGCTCTCCAGCGAATGTTGGAAACCTTTATCCGGCACGACCAAAGTCACGACCACCCCGGCCAGGAATGCGCCGAGGATATTCTCCACACCCATGTTCTCTGACATCACGACGAAGAACAGGAGCAGAGCGAATACCCCGCGGGTGCCCAGCTGCGCAGTTCCCTTCATCAAGGCTTCAAGAAACTTCGAACGCGTGAATCTTCGAATCGAGAGATAGACGATCACCACGAGCAGGAAGAAGGCGATGAGCAGCAGCATGCTGGCCATCGAACCGCTGAGTGAACTTATGTAGATCGCAAGCAAGATCATCGTGACAAAATCCGAGATCACGGTGATCAACAGAATCGTCTGTCCAAACGGCGTCTCGATCAAACCTTGCTCCTTAAGCACAGGAACAACCACGCCGAGGGAGATCGTAGCGATGATAATCGTCATCAGGTAGGGTTCGCTGACGAAGCCCAGCCAGACCAATCCCTCTGCCAATCCGTATGAGATCAGCAGGATCCCGGTGAACACGATCAGCGATGCGACCAGCGGATTCGGACCTTTCTTGCGCGGGGATCTCCTTCTCGCAAATTGATTGAAATCAATCTCCATCCCGCTTAAGAACATGAGATAGATGAGGCCGAAGGTGGAGAGCAGCTCCAACCAAGCATCTTCTTGAATCAGATTAAATCCGCTTCTGCCGATGATCAGTCCGACGAGGATCTCCGCTACGACAACGGGCAACACTTTGAGCCGCAGTTGATGCAGGATGATCGGAATAGCGAAGGCGATCGCGACGACGATCAGGAGTGATGTAAGGGATGTATGTGCTCCCATTAGGCGCCTCCTTTGCAGTCACGCGGGCGGCCTGCCCGCTGTTTGTAGTCTGTACTTTTTTCCATTATCCATAACATTGCTCCGACAGGCAAGCCATGAACCGGGCATGATTCGGCTGGCAGCCGTTTATTGGACCTTAAGCGGCAGGCGATTGCCTTGATTCTATAGCTCTCTATGAATATTGCATACACTGTTAAGAAAAAAAGCCGCCCCAAGGCGGCTCAAGCAAACAACCAAACAAACGACTTCCCGCGGCCGCTTGTCCCGGCCGGCATCCAGTCCGTGCACCCAACCATCCCAGCTGCGGTTTAAGCCTCTGTACCCCCGTAGGTCTCTCTGTACTTGTCCGCAGACCAGAGTTTCTCGAGTTCCGATGCATCGGTGTATTCGATTGCGATCAGCCAGCCATCGCCGTAAGGAGCTTCGTTCACCTTGCCCGGAGTATCGGCAAGCGCTTCGTTGATCGCAGCTACTTTGCCGGATACCGGAGCGTACAGCTCCGATACGGTCTTCACTGATTCAACGCTGCCGAAAGGCTGACCGCCGGTGACGGGATCGCCGACGCGCGGCAGTTCCACGAACACGATCTCGCCCAGCTCGCTGACGGCAAATTCCGTCATGCCGATCACCACGCGGCTGCCTTCCACCCGCACCCATTGATGGTCTTCACTGTACTTTAACGCTGCAGGAATCTCCAATCCATTCACTCCTCCGTCGTCTGTTGTCCATCTTAGCTGTCTTTAGACTGAATCCAGTCCTGAATGCAGACCTTAACATGGCAAATACTAGCACTCATGCAGGGGGAAAGTCAAGCCGAAGGCTCACACCGCTAGCAGAGGATGACCAGTATGATGCACATGCTTTACACTTTGCGCATATGCTCTGCGACCAGGGATCCCATCTGCTCCGTGCTGATGGC contains the following coding sequences:
- the gcvH gene encoding glycine cleavage system protein GcvH, giving the protein MEIPAALKYSEDHQWVRVEGSRVVIGMTEFAVSELGEIVFVELPRVGDPVTGGQPFGSVESVKTVSELYAPVSGKVAAINEALADTPGKVNEAPYGDGWLIAIEYTDASELEKLWSADKYRETYGGTEA
- a CDS encoding monovalent cation:proton antiporter family protein, whose protein sequence is MGAHTSLTSLLIVVAIAFAIPIILHQLRLKVLPVVVAEILVGLIIGRSGFNLIQEDAWLELLSTFGLIYLMFLSGMEIDFNQFARRRSPRKKGPNPLVASLIVFTGILLISYGLAEGLVWLGFVSEPYLMTIIIATISLGVVVPVLKEQGLIETPFGQTILLITVISDFVTMILLAIYISSLSGSMASMLLLIAFFLLVVIVYLSIRRFTRSKFLEALMKGTAQLGTRGVFALLLFFVVMSENMGVENILGAFLAGVVVTLVVPDKGFQHSLESFGYGFLIPIFFVMTGVKLNIWELFSDIRILFFIPVLLLALFISKLMPAVMLRFWFGWKESMSAGILLSSTLSLVIAAATVALDLGLITSSMHGALILVAIISCFVAPVMFNRLNPPKEDKPLKIAMIGANHITLPVSQDLQKDGLEVTLYSAKPSGMESKEEQYSRFPLTEVPRLDIVSLADKGAFDADVLICGSLDDQVNMQLARHAHSMGVERIIVRLEDPERVEKAEEEGFTVFSTLYAARTLLRGMIQYPGAVKLITTNDDTLKELVVRNPAYHKMMLRDMPILGQALVLRIYRGQSFVVPQGSTEILLGDRLLVSGEAEHIEQMRQALEEK